tgttttttttttttggggggggggggggcggttcaCGGGGTTTTGGAGCTCTCCAGCCCCATTTTTTAGGGTTTAAGGCACTCACCCATCGTCACCGACACCATCactggccccccccccccccgccctggGGGGGCACCGCGCGTGGGGCTCAGCCCTCGCCGCCTGCCTGGAACAgggcaagggggggggggtgaaacACCCCCCAACACTCTTCTGCAACCCCAATaacccccccccaagcccccttCTGCCTCTTATactcccccaaccccccccccccatgtccccgtctgccctcccccagcccctcctcccCCACAGCTACTACCCCCCAGGCCCCCTTccgccccccccagccacccaATACCCCCCTCCAACCCCCCCTTGCCCCACAGCCCCTACCCCCCAGACCCTCTTCTGTCCCCCAATGCTCCTCCAGACCCCCAATGCCCCACCCAGCCCCCCAAATACCCCCCTCCAACCCTCCCCCGGCCCTcttctgcccccagccccccaaatACCCCCATCCAaacccccccagccctccaAATACCCCCCTCCAAACCTACTTCTGCCCCCAAtacccccccagacccccttctgcccccccagccccccaaatACCCCCTTCAAGCCCccttctgcccccccccaggccctcTTCTGCCCCCCAAAGCCCCTCCAGGCCCACAATGTCCCCCTTCaacccccccaggcccccttctgcccccccagccccccaaatACCCCCTCCAAGTCCCCTTCTGCccccctccaaccccccccaggcccccaaTGCCCCCCTCCAACCCCCCTCGGCCCCCAACGCccccctccaaccccccccccaggccctcTTCTGCCGCCCCCAGCCCTTTTCgtccccccacgcccccccagCCACAAaacccccccaggcccccttctgccccccccccggcccccaaTACCCTCCCCAATCCCCCAAATACccccctccaaccccccccagacccttttctgcccccccaacccccccaaatACCCCCCTCCAAGCCCCCTTCTGCCCCCCCCTCACCTcccggcccccgccgcgccccaTCCCGGCGCCTCCGCCCGCCGGCTCCAGGCCCCACCGGAAGTAGCCACCACCGAGATGCCGGAAGCTGGCCAGCGCGCCGCTCTACCCCGACGCAGGCGCCGTGGCCGCTCTAGGCAGCGGCGGCCGCGTAGGGAGCAAAGGGCGCGGCGACCATAGAGACGGCGGCTGGCGGACCCGGggcctcccgccccccccccacccgggACCTCCGGTACGAGGCGGGGGGGGAAGCGGGGCCCGAAGGGGGCCCCGAGCCTAAATAAGGCCCTAAATAGGGCCCTGGCCCTAAAGCCGTGCCCGATCCTAAAGCTGCCCCCCAGGCGCGCCCTAAATCGCGTCCCCACCCCAAATCTGCCCCCAGTGTTGTCCTGGATTTAGGGGCTTTTAGTCCCGGCCCCAAATGTGGCCCTGGTCCTAAATAACGTCCTGGTCCTGGCCCTAAACCCAGTTCTGGCCCTAAACCCAGTTCCTAAACCCAGTTCTGGTTTTAAACCCAGTTCCTAAACCCCTAAACCCAGTTCCTAAACCCCTAAACCCTGGCCCTAAACCCAATTCCTAAATTTCTAAACCCAGTTCTGACCCTAAACCTGGTTCCTAAACCCCTAAACCCAGTTCTGCCCCTAAACCTGGTTCCTAAACCCCTAAACCCAGTTCTGGCCCTAAACCCAGTTCATAAACCCCTAAACCTAATTCCTAAACTCCTAAACCCAGTTCCTAAACCCCCTAAACCCAGTTCCTAAACCCCCTAAACCCAGTTCCTAAATCCCCTAAACCCAGTTCCTAACCCCCTAAACCCAGTTCCTAAACCCCTAAACCCAATTCCTAAACCCAGTTCTGGGCCTAAACCCAGTTCCTAACCCCCTAAGCCCGGCCCTAAACATGGTTCTGGCCCTAAATGTGCCCCAAACATCGTCCTAATCCTAGCCCTAAACGTTCCCTCGATGCCACCCCGATCCTGGCCCTAAACTGGGCTCTGACCCCAAATGGGGCCTCGCAGCTGGCCCTAAATGTGCTCCTAACCCCTAACGTGCCTGAAATTGGGTCCTAATCCCAGACGTGGCCCTAAATAGGTCCCTGGTCCTGAATGTACCCGAAACCTTGTCTTAATCCTGGCTCTAAGCGTGCCCCTGAACCTGTTCCCGATCCTAAATACTCCCCATGTCTCGTTAGAAGCCTGGTCCTGGCTTTAATGCCTGCCCTAAATACGTTCCTGGCCCTAAACATTGCCCTAATCTTTGCTCTGCCCCTAAATCTGTCCCTAACCCTAAACGGCCCCAAAACATTGTCCTAATCCTGTCCCTAAACACGTCCCTAAACACGTCGCTGGTCCCAAACCCCTCTCCGACCCTAAATTGCGTCTGGGAAAGGGCCAAACCCCGAACAAACCCAACTCACCCCTCAGCCCTACCCACGGCCCCATCCCAACCCCGCTGCCGTCCCCGGGTAGGATTTCGGGAAACCCTAAAAACCCTTTTTTAGGGCGGGAGAGAAATAGGGGCATGGCCAGGCTCGGCCGAGttcccctccccgtccccggGGCACGTGAGCGCGTCAGCCCCGTGAGTCAGCGTGGGGCTCGCTGTGGGGTGGCCCCAAAACCACCGAAATCCcgatttgttgttgtttctcacAGCCTCGGCCCCCGGCGACCGGCGACGATGAAGCCTTATGGGGTCTACGAGCAGGTACGGCACTGGCGGCACCCCAAAATCCCAAATCGGGGTGTCCCTGAGCTCCCTGCCCCGTGCTAGCACCCCAAAATCCCAAACTGGGGTGTCCCTGAGCTCCCTGCCCCCTGCTAGCACCCCAAAATCCCAAACTGGGGTGTCCCTGAGCTCCCTGCCCCGTGCTAGCACCCCAAAATCCCAAACTGGGGTGTCCTTGAGCTCCCTGCCCCCTACTAGCACCCCAAAATCCCAAATTGGGGTGTCCCTGAGCTCCCTGCCCCCTGCTAGCACCCCAAAATCCCAAACTGGGGTGTCCTGAAGCTCCCCGCCCCCTGCTAGCACCCCAAAATCAGCTTCATGACCATTTTTGGGGGGATTCACCCCAAACACCACCTGCTTTGGGGTCCCCCCCATCCTCCCCGTCCCCCCTCGCAGCTGGAGCCGCCTGAGGAGCCGCCGGCGCCCGCGCAGCCTGGCCGATTCGCGCCCAAGGTAAATCCCCCCGCCGAAAAATGGGCTCAAAATCCCCTTTTTTGGGGGTTCGTTTCCGCTTTTTGACCCCCCTCTCGTCCTCTCCGCAGCCCTCCCGCGGCGCCCTGCTCTCCGCCGTCCTCGTCAccctcatcttcctcttcttcatccaCTTCTTCTACCTCTGCTCGAGCTCGGCGCTTCGGCGAGGCGGCGACGCCGACGGGCCCTGCGCCGACCCGTGCCGGTGCGTGCGGTCTCCCCGAGCTTCCCTcggcgtgtttttttttttttccccgaacctcctttttttccccccgtttTTTAGGATCGTTCTGGTCGAGAGCATCCCGGAGGGAATGAGCTATGAGGGAGCCGGCAACCCTTCCACTTTCGACGCGTGGCTGAACCTCGTCGGCAGCGCCCGGCGCAGCCTCGACATCGCCGCCTTCTACTGGACCATGACCAACGAGGACACGCAGACCCAGGAGCCTTCGGCCTCGCAGGTCCGGCGTCCTCCCGGCCCGGATCCGGCCCCCTCGGGGCGAGGATGAGGAGGCTGAGCTCACGCTTGGCGCGGCGAGCAGGGCTGGATCCCCCGCTGCCGTGAATTATCGCGGATAAACCACCAGCGGGGACTCAGATCCCCCGCTGCCATGAATTATCGCGGATAAACCACCGACAGGGAGCCAGATCCCCCGCTGCCATGAATTATCGTGGATAAACCACCGCTGGGGACTCGGATCCCCCGCTGCCGTGAATTATCGCGATAAACCACCGACAGGGAGCCAGATCCCCCGCTGCCGTGAATTATCGCGGATAAACCACCGGCGAGGAGCCGGCTTGCGCCCATCGCAGCTCGCCGCGCACGTCCGCTCGAGCGTTGGGtggttgcttcttttttttgctttcctgtggtTTTTGAccacttctctcttttctctctgctttccaaCCAGGGCGAGCAGATCCTGGAGGAGCTCCTCAAGCTGCCGGCCCGCGGCGTCTCCGTCCGGGTGGCCGTCAACAGCCCGTCCTCCAAGTTCCCCCTGAGCGATCTGCAGGCGCTCGAGCGCAGCGGTGAGCGGCCGGCGGCGAACCCCAAAACCGGGACGgcctcggggcggggggggggtgtgaCCCCGATCCCCTCGCCTCCTGTCCCCCGCAGGCGCCGCGGTGCGGACGGTCGACATGCCCCGGCTCACCCGCGGGGTGCTGCACACCAAGTTTTGGATCGTGGACGGCGCCCACCTCTACCTCGGCAGCGCCAACATGGACTGGCGCTCCCTCACCCAGGTGAGCCCCCATTTTACGTTAACGTTTTTACATTTTAACGCGCCCAGCCGCGCTCCTCGCCCCAAAAACCGCGCCGCGGGGCCAGGACCCTCTGCTCGCGGCCCATCGCCTCACACGGTGGGGGGCGAACGCCCCCCCAAGCCCCTCTCGCTGCTGAGGGGCCGGGGTCGGTGGCTCGAACCCCACGCCGTCCCCGTGGGCGCAGGTCAAGGAGCTGGGCACGGCCGTCTACAACTGCAGCTGCTTGGCACGGGACCTGGGCAAGGTCTTTGAAGCCTACTGGGTGCTGGGCTTGCCCAACGCCTCCATCCCCACGCCGTGGCCGGCGAGTTTCTCCACCTCCTTCAACATGGAGACGCCGCTGGAGCTGAACCTCAACGACACGCCGGCCGCCGTCTACTTCTCGGTGCGTGCcgggttatttttttttgggggggggggaggggaggggggctcGGCGTGCCGGCGGCGCCTGAAGCCTCCTCGCTGCTCCGCAgagcgccccgccgcccctctGCGCCCCGGGGCGCACCGAGGACCTCCGCGCCCTGCTCAGCGTCATCGACGCCGCCGAGGAGTTCGTGCACGTGGCGGTGATGAGCTACCTGCCCACCATGGAGTTCTCCTACCCCAAGAGGCGCGTGAAGGCCCGAAACGCCGCTCGCCGCGCCCCGGCGTGCCGGTGGGGCTCACAAATCGCCGTTTCccaccccccctgccccctcccagaTTTTGGCCGGCCATCGATAACCGCCTCCGGAAGGCGATCTTCGAACGCCGGGTGAAGGTTCGCCTCCTGGTGGGCTGCTGGCCGCACTCCAAGGCGGAGATGTTCCCCTTCCTCAAGTCCCTGGCCGCCGTCGGCGACAACCGGACGCGCTACAGCGTGGAGGTGGTGGGTACCGCGCGCcgcttggggggggggggatgccgTGACCGCCTTGcgtcccccctccccagccccccggtGACGTTCCCCTCCCGGGCCCCGCTCCCGCAGAGGCTCTTCATGGTGCCGTCGAGCGCGGCGCAAGCCCGGATCCCCTACGCCCGGGTCAACCACAACAAATATATGGTGACGGAGAAGGCGGCGTACATCGGTGAGCCCCTCGGAGGTGCCGCCGCTCCAGCCGGTGCCGAAAAAACCGAGCTTGGGGCTGGCGGCGTCGGCTCTTGGGGTCCCCTGgtccccttcctcttccccgTTTCTCCCCGCAGGGACGTCCAACTGGTCCGGAGACTACTTCGTGCAGACGGCGGGCTCGGCGCTGGTGGTGAACCAGACGCAGAGCGGCGCCGGGGCCACCGTGCCGGGCCAGC
Above is a genomic segment from Cygnus atratus isolate AKBS03 ecotype Queensland, Australia unplaced genomic scaffold, CAtr_DNAZoo_HiC_assembly HiC_scaffold_41, whole genome shotgun sequence containing:
- the PLD3 gene encoding 5'-3' exonuclease PLD3 isoform X3, whose amino-acid sequence is MKPYGVYEQLEPPEEPPAPAQPGRFAPKPSRGALLSAVLVTLIFLFFIHFFYLCSSSALRRGGDADGPCADPCRIVLVESIPEGMSYEGAGNPSTFDAWLNLVGSARRSLDIAAFYWTMTNEDTQTQEPSASQGEQILEELLKLPARGVSVRVAVNSPSSKFPLSDLQALERSGAAVRTVDMPRLTRGVLHTKFWIVDGAHLYLGSANMDWRSLTQVKELGTAVYNCSCLARDLGKVFEAYWVLGLPNASIPTPWPASFSTSFNMETPLELNLNDTPAAVYFSSAPPPLCAPGRTEDLRALLSVIDAAEEFVHVAVMSYLPTMEFSYPKRFWPAIDNRLRKAIFERRVKVRLLVGCWPHSKAEMFPFLKSLAAVGDNRTRYSVERLFMVPSSAAQARIPYARVNHNKYMVTEKAAYIGTSNWSGDYFVQTAGSALVVNQTQSGAGATVPGQLRAVFERDWSSPYSADIGDAGRWERLCGSR
- the PLD3 gene encoding 5'-3' exonuclease PLD3 isoform X2, producing MKPYGVYEQLEPPEEPPAPAQPGRFAPKPSRGALLSAVLVTLIFLFFIHFFYLCSSSALRRGGDADGPCADPCRIVLVESIPEGMSYEGAGNPSTFDAWLNLVGSARRSLDIAAFYWTMTNEDTQTQEPSASQGEQILEELLKLPARGVSVRVAVNSPSSKFPLSDLQALERSGAAVRTVDMPRLTRGVLHTKFWIVDGAHLYLGSANMDWRSLTQVKELGTAVYNCSCLARDLGKVFEAYWVLGLPNASIPTPWPASFSTSFNMETPLELNLNDTPAAVYFSSAPPPLCAPGRTEDLRALLSVIDAAEEFVHVAVMSYLPTMEFSYPKRFWPAIDNRLRKAIFERRVKVRLLVGCWPHSKAEMFPFLKSLAAVGDNRTRYSVEVRLFMVPSSAAQARIPYARVNHNKYMVTEKAAYIGTSNWSGDYFVQTAGSALVVNQTQSGAGATVPGQLRAVFERDWSSPYSADIGDAGRWERLCGSR
- the PLD3 gene encoding 5'-3' exonuclease PLD3 isoform X1, translating into MKPYGVYEQLEPPEEPPAPAQPGRFAPKPSRGALLSAVLVTLIFLFFIHFFYLCSSSALRRGGDADGPCADPCRIVLVESIPEGMSYEGAGNPSTFDAWLNLVGSARRSLDIAAFYWTMTNEDTQTQEPSASQGEQILEELLKLPARGVSVRVAVNSPSSKFPLSDLQALERSGAAVRTVDMPRLTRGVLHTKFWIVDGAHLYLGSANMDWRSLTQVKELGTAVYNCSCLARDLGKVFEAYWVLGLPNASIPTPWPASFSTSFNMETPLELNLNDTPAAVYFSSAPPPLCAPGRTEDLRALLSVIDAAEEFVHVAVMSYLPTMEFSYPKRFWPAIDNRLRKAIFERRVKVRLLVGCWPHSKAEMFPFLKSLAAVGDNRTRYSVEVVGTARRLGGGGCRDRLASPLPSPPVTFPSRAPLPQRLFMVPSSAAQARIPYARVNHNKYMVTEKAAYIGTSNWSGDYFVQTAGSALVVNQTQSGAGATVPGQLRAVFERDWSSPYSADIGDAGRWERLCGSR